A segment of the Sphingomonas cannabina genome:
GCCCCGAGCTTGGCGTCGGCGGCGAAGGTGAGGCCGAGCGCGGCGACGTGCGCACCGAGCGCATAATCCGGCCGCTTCGAATATTCCTGCAGCGCGGGATTGGCGGGCTCGACACGCTTGTCGGGATAGCCGCCCCAATAATACCAGGGCCAGCCGAAATGGTCGCCGAGGTCGACCTCGGTCAGATAGTCGGGCGGCAGGTCGGAGCCGAGCATGTCGCGCTCGTTGACCACGGTGAACAGCCGGCCCGATCTGGGCTCGAAAGCCAGGCCGTTGGGATTGCGCAGCCCCGCGGCGAAGATGCGCAGCGCCTTGGTCTCCAGGTTGAGCTCGAGGATGTTGGCGCGGTATTTCTCCGCATCCAGCCCGTTCTCGGCGATGTTCGAGGACGACCCCACGGTGATGTAGAGCAGCTTGCCGTCGGGCGAGGCGAGCAGGTTGCGCGCCCAGTGATTGCCGCCGCCGGGCAGCCGCGTCACATGCTCGGGCTTGGCGGTGATCTTCGTCTGGCCCGGCTTGAACGGGAAGCGCACCACCGCATCGGTGTTGGCGACGTAGAGCCAGTCGCCGACCAGCGCCATGCCGAACGGCGAGTTGAGGCCGCCGACCAGCACCGTCTTCCCTTCGGCCACTCCGTCATGGTCGGTGTCGCGCAGCAGGGTGATGCGGTTGGCCGACGGCACGCCGGCGCCGGCGCGGCCCATCAGGCGGCGCATCACCCAACCCTGGATGCCGCCGCCCTCGCGCGGAGGCGAGTTGGTCTCGGCGACCAGGATATCGCCATTGGGCAGGCGATAGAGCCAGCGCGGATGATCGAGCCCGCTCGCGAAGGCCTGGACCTGCAGTCCCGCCGCCGCCTGCGGCTTGGCGCCGTTCTGCCAGCCGACCACGTCGGCGATCCTGACCGTCGGCACCGTCTGCCGGCGCGGCTCGGTGATGTTCGGGCGCGTGCCCGTCACCTGCTCGATCGGCGTCTGCGCCTGATCGGGCCGGCTGATCCACCACCAGCCGGCGGCGACCACCGCCAATACGAGGGCGAGGACGATCAGGATATGTCTGCGCATGGCCGCCAGCCTAGGCCGCGACGCAGGTGCACGCAACGTCAGGCGATCAGGTCGATCGCATTCCTCGCCAGCGCGTCCAGCTCTTCCCTGGGAGCGCCCGCCCGGGCGCGGATGCTGAGGGAATGAACGATCGCCGCGATGATGGGAGCATGGGGCCCGGCACGTTCGTCCCCCGCGTCGGCGAGAAGGCGTTCGATCCGCTCATCCTCCATCGCCAGGAAGTCGGCGAGGCGGGTTCGGATCTCCTCGTCGGTCACCGACGCCGTGGCGGCGGTGGAGACGAAGACGCAGCCCGAGGGCCGGTCCTCTCCGGTCAGATAGCCATCGATGATCGCGCGGAACATCGTCTCCAGCATCGGCCGCAGCGGCAGCTGCGCCTCCGCAAGGCGGTCGAAGCCGCGCGTCGCGCGCGCATGGGTGCGCTCGAGCGCCGCCAGGTAGAGCGCGCGCTTGTCGCCGAATGCCGAATAGAGGCTCGGCCGATTGAGCCCGGTCGCGTCCGCCAGCTCGTCGAGCGAAGTGCCGGCGAAGCCCCGCGTGCGGAACCGCTCCACCGCCGCGGCAAGCGCCCGGTCGGGATCGAAGCTGCGCGGACGGCCGCGAGGACGGGCAGGAGATTTTTGTACCATTTCGCAAAGAATCCTTGACCCGCTGAATTTCATGCGAGACAGTATGAAAATCAAGTCCAGCGGAGTCGCC
Coding sequences within it:
- a CDS encoding PQQ-dependent sugar dehydrogenase, whose product is MRRHILIVLALVLAVVAAGWWWISRPDQAQTPIEQVTGTRPNITEPRRQTVPTVRIADVVGWQNGAKPQAAAGLQVQAFASGLDHPRWLYRLPNGDILVAETNSPPREGGGIQGWVMRRLMGRAGAGVPSANRITLLRDTDHDGVAEGKTVLVGGLNSPFGMALVGDWLYVANTDAVVRFPFKPGQTKITAKPEHVTRLPGGGNHWARNLLASPDGKLLYITVGSSSNIAENGLDAEKYRANILELNLETKALRIFAAGLRNPNGLAFEPRSGRLFTVVNERDMLGSDLPPDYLTEVDLGDHFGWPWYYWGGYPDKRVEPANPALQEYSKRPDYALGAHVAALGLTFAADAKLGANYVNGAFIGLHGSWNRVPPSGYKVIYVPFGSNGFPLPNTKPVDVLTGFLNAEGKAQGRPVGVITDATGALLVADDVGNVIWRVSAAQ
- a CDS encoding TetR/AcrR family transcriptional regulator: MVQKSPARPRGRPRSFDPDRALAAAVERFRTRGFAGTSLDELADATGLNRPSLYSAFGDKRALYLAALERTHARATRGFDRLAEAQLPLRPMLETMFRAIIDGYLTGEDRPSGCVFVSTAATASVTDEEIRTRLADFLAMEDERIERLLADAGDERAGPHAPIIAAIVHSLSIRARAGAPREELDALARNAIDLIA